One window of Candidatus Hydrogenedentota bacterium genomic DNA carries:
- the metG gene encoding methionine--tRNA ligase, whose translation MNTEIPAKRFSRTLVTSALPYANGYIHLGHIAGAYLPADIYVRFKRMRGEKVLYVGGSDEFGVAITITALKENIPPQAVIDRYHTANAGAFARLGISYDIYGRTSWPLHADTTQAFFRKLHAAGAIPAQEMELWYSPQLDKFLPDRYVKGTCPKCGYTDANGDECEACGAQYSARDLVSPRSNIPGDASSPELRASRHWFLDLPQFAEKLAAWLETHPEWRANVRGIAGGWVGDLRPRCITRDLDWGVPIPLDDPDAAGKRIYVWFDAPIGYVTNTRQWGLDRHGDPDAWIPWWKDAETRLVHFIGKDNVPFHAVIFPSMLMGQGDYILPDQVVANEYLNVFNRRTGQSEKGSKSRGNMISVDWALEHFSADSLRYYLCAVAPESKDADFDWDDFMNRYNGELCDVVGNFVHRSLTMTVKNFDGKVPEAGELEADDIAMLDAVGEHADLVAESLEGFRFRQGIERMVDLGRKANVYFDARQPWVTRKTDLPRTGTTLHVCCQVVRALCGLMAPFLPDGARTLAGTLGIAPPEGGPDGGPDGWAEIITRLPAGHPLAPPQVLFPKLDKDRIAELAELHEKGLAR comes from the coding sequence ATGAATACCGAAATCCCGGCGAAGCGCTTTTCCCGGACCCTGGTGACGAGCGCGCTGCCCTACGCCAACGGCTACATCCACCTCGGCCACATCGCGGGGGCCTACCTCCCCGCGGACATCTATGTCCGCTTCAAGCGGATGCGGGGCGAAAAGGTCCTCTATGTCGGCGGGTCGGACGAGTTCGGCGTGGCCATCACGATCACGGCGCTGAAGGAGAACATCCCGCCGCAGGCGGTGATTGACCGCTACCACACGGCGAACGCCGGCGCCTTCGCGCGGCTGGGCATCTCCTACGACATCTACGGGCGCACCTCATGGCCCCTGCACGCCGACACCACACAGGCCTTCTTCCGCAAACTCCACGCGGCGGGCGCGATCCCCGCGCAGGAGATGGAGCTGTGGTACTCGCCCCAGCTCGACAAGTTCCTTCCGGACCGCTATGTGAAGGGCACCTGCCCCAAGTGCGGCTACACCGACGCCAACGGCGACGAGTGCGAGGCCTGCGGCGCGCAGTATTCCGCCCGCGACCTCGTCAGCCCCCGGTCCAACATCCCCGGCGACGCGTCGTCGCCGGAGCTGCGCGCCTCGCGCCACTGGTTCCTCGACCTGCCGCAGTTCGCCGAAAAACTGGCCGCCTGGCTGGAGACCCACCCCGAGTGGCGGGCCAACGTGCGCGGCATCGCCGGCGGATGGGTCGGCGACCTGCGCCCCCGCTGCATCACCCGCGACCTGGACTGGGGCGTTCCGATCCCGCTGGACGACCCGGACGCGGCGGGCAAGCGCATCTATGTGTGGTTTGACGCGCCCATCGGCTATGTCACGAACACGCGCCAGTGGGGCCTCGACCGCCACGGCGACCCGGACGCCTGGATCCCCTGGTGGAAGGACGCGGAGACGCGCCTCGTCCACTTCATCGGCAAGGACAACGTGCCCTTCCACGCCGTCATCTTCCCGTCCATGCTCATGGGCCAGGGCGACTACATCCTCCCGGACCAGGTGGTGGCGAACGAGTACCTGAACGTCTTCAACCGCCGCACCGGCCAGTCGGAGAAGGGCTCGAAGTCCAGGGGCAACATGATCAGCGTGGACTGGGCGCTGGAGCATTTCAGCGCCGACAGCCTCCGCTACTACCTGTGCGCCGTCGCCCCGGAGTCCAAGGACGCGGACTTCGACTGGGACGACTTCATGAACCGCTACAACGGCGAGCTGTGCGACGTGGTGGGCAACTTCGTCCACCGGTCGCTCACCATGACCGTCAAGAATTTCGACGGGAAGGTGCCGGAGGCCGGCGAGCTGGAGGCGGACGACATCGCCATGCTCGACGCCGTCGGCGAGCACGCGGACCTGGTCGCCGAGTCGCTGGAGGGCTTCCGGTTCCGCCAGGGCATCGAGCGCATGGTGGACCTGGGCCGCAAGGCGAACGTCTATTTCGACGCGCGCCAGCCCTGGGTCACCCGCAAGACCGACCTCCCCCGCACGGGTACCACCCTGCACGTCTGCTGCCAGGTGGTCCGGGCCCTGTGCGGCCTCATGGCCCCCTTCCTCCCCGACGGCGCGCGGACCCTGGCGGGAACCCTGGGCATCGCGCCGCCGGAGGGCGGCCCCGACGGCGGGCCGGACGGCTGGGCGGAGATCATCACCCGCCTGCCCGCCGGGCACCCGCTGGCCCCGCCGCAGGTGCTTTTCCCCAAACTCGACAAGGACCGCATCGCCGAACTCGCGGAGTTGCACGAAAAGGGCCTTGCACGGTAG
- the rlmB gene encoding 23S rRNA (guanosine(2251)-2'-O)-methyltransferase RlmB → MSADPGIVFGRIPVLECLRARRRPPRRLYILASAARGLDEIVSAAAGVPVEETDRAGLDRLAAGGNHQGVVLRAAPPEVFDLETWLERHPEPDAFAVLLDCVEDPQNFGAVIRSAAAFGAAGVLFGKDRAAPLSPAAVKAAAGGVEHVDLVQVTNLARAVEGMQKAGFWAAALDAGGQKTLWDADLTGRSLVVVGNEGDGIRRLVRDRCDFIVSIPMAGAISSLNASVSAAIALAECRRRRPA, encoded by the coding sequence TTGAGCGCCGACCCCGGCATCGTCTTCGGCAGAATCCCCGTGCTGGAGTGCCTGCGCGCCCGGCGGCGTCCGCCCCGGCGGCTCTACATCCTCGCCTCGGCCGCGCGCGGCCTCGATGAGATCGTCTCCGCCGCCGCCGGCGTCCCCGTGGAGGAGACCGACCGCGCCGGCCTGGACCGGCTCGCCGCCGGGGGAAACCACCAGGGCGTGGTGCTGCGCGCCGCGCCCCCGGAGGTCTTTGACCTGGAGACCTGGCTGGAGCGCCACCCCGAGCCGGACGCCTTCGCCGTCCTGCTGGACTGCGTGGAGGACCCCCAGAACTTCGGCGCCGTCATCCGCTCCGCCGCCGCCTTCGGCGCCGCGGGCGTGCTCTTCGGCAAGGACCGCGCCGCGCCCCTGTCCCCCGCCGCGGTCAAGGCCGCCGCGGGCGGGGTGGAGCATGTGGACCTCGTGCAGGTGACCAATCTCGCCCGCGCCGTGGAGGGGATGCAGAAGGCGGGGTTCTGGGCGGCCGCGCTGGACGCGGGCGGGCAGAAGACGCTCTGGGACGCCGACCTCACGGGGCGCTCCCTGGTCGTCGTGGGCAACGAGGGCGACGGCATCCGCCGCCTCGTCCGTGACCGCTGCGACTTCATCGTCTCCATCCCCATGGCCGGGGCGATTTCCAGCCTCAACGCCTCCGTCAGCGCCGCCATCGCCCTCGCCGAGTGCCGGAGACGCCGTCCTGCCTAA